In Bacillus sp. DX3.1, the following proteins share a genomic window:
- the nrdI gene encoding class Ib ribonucleoside-diphosphate reductase assembly flavoprotein NrdI, with amino-acid sequence MLVAYDSMTGNVKRFIHKLNMPAVQINDDLILDEDFVLITYTTGFGNVPERVLEFLERNNANLKGVSASGNRNWGDMFGASADKISSRYEVPIVSKFELSGTNKDVEFFKERVREIATH; translated from the coding sequence ATGTTGGTTGCATATGATTCTATGACAGGAAACGTGAAGCGTTTCATCCACAAATTAAATATGCCGGCCGTTCAAATTAACGATGACCTCATATTAGACGAAGACTTTGTTCTTATTACGTATACAACAGGTTTTGGAAATGTACCGGAACGTGTTTTAGAATTTTTAGAGCGCAATAATGCAAATTTAAAAGGCGTATCTGCAAGTGGCAATCGCAACTGGGGAGATATGTTCGGCGCAAGTGCAGATAAAATTTCATCAAGATATGAAGTGCCAATTGTATCAAAGTTTGAGTTATCTGGAACAAATAAAGATGTAGAATTTTTTAAAGAGAGGGTGCGGGAGATTGCGACACATTGA